The genome window CGGGTTCGAGTTGATCGGCTGGAAAGACGTGATTAACGAGGCCAAATTGCGCGGCAGTCACTGCGTCGATCATGTCGCCGGTCAGGGCCATCTCCATGGCACGGCCTTCGCCTATCAGGCGCGGCAGCCGCTGGGTGCCGCCGCCACCGCACATAATACCGAGATTGATCTCGGGTTGTGAGAATCTTGCATTTTCACTAGCCATGCGTATGTCGCAGGCCATTGCCAGTTCGTTGCCGCCACCCAGGCAAAACCCATTGACCATCGCGATTACGGGCTTAGGAAACGTATCGATCGAGTTGAACAGCGAACGCTCATGAAAGCTGTCACGCTGCGTTACGGGCGTCTGTCCCTCAAATTCGCTGATGTCGGCGCCGGCTATGAACGATTTTTCACCGGCACCGGTTATTACCAGCACACGAATCTCGTTGTCCTTGCGTAAATTGTCCAACGCGGCCACGCCTTCTGAGTGGACCTTGTTGTTGAGTACATTGAGTTTATCGGGACGGTTGATGGTGAGAACGGCTACTCGGCCACGGCGTTCTACGGTGATCGTTTCAAACTTTGACATAAAAAGGACACAGGGCTATCCGGCCAGTCGCGACGATGGGCAGTCGCAGCGTTCAGTATCATTCACTCACGCCATCGACAATGTTATCGTCAGCGATCCATGCCACGAAAAGCCTGAGCCAGTTTTCTTTGGGTTCTTCAATTGAAACGCCGACACGCGATGTTCCATAGCTCGCCGGCAGGATACGGACGACCTGGGCTTTGACCTCAACGGGAACACCATTTGGCCTGTGCGAGCGGATGTAGAGGCTGTCGCCTTGCTTTATAGGCTGATTCAACTGAAATAGAGCCCCAAGTGTCGAGATATCGTCTGTCTCAGTCGGTTCACTCCACGCCGCCCCGTCATCGGCCCGCCCCGATACGACAATGGGCAGGCGGAGGGCCATTCTGAGTGCAAACCGTTTTTCCTCGAAAGGCTGGATAGAGGTCATCACGAAACTGATCAAAACGCGCGGAAGCCAAAAACTCCGTTTAGCTTAACACGAAACGGCCCGCCGGAACACAATTTACCCGAAACCCGACGATAGTTATACTATACCAACAGCGATTATCCAAAGATTTGGCGTCGCTGCAGAGTTTATGTCTGTCTCAGAAATTCGTCGTAAGGTAGTCATCCTCGGTTCGGGCCCCGCAGGCCTGACAGCGGCCATTTATGCAGGCCGGGCACAGCTCGATCCGCTTGTGATCGATGGCCCACAGCCGGGCGGTCAGCTGACCATAACCACCGATGTCGAGAATTATCCGGGCTTTGCCGACGGTATCATGGGGCCCATACTCATGGACGAGTTTCGCGCGCAGGCATTAAGGTTCGGTACCGAGATCATCAATGTATGGATCGATCGAGTCGACCTGTCTGAGCGGCCGTTCACTCTCTACGGCAAAGAAAGCGAAGACAGTGACGGAGTATCCACCGTAATAAAAGCTGAAACGCTTATTATCGCAACGGGCGCGTCAGCCAAATGGCTTGGTATCCCCGGCGAGGCACCGCTGCCCGACGGTCTCGGTGGTAATGGCGTGTCAGCTTGTGCGACCTGTGACGGGTTCTTTTTCCGTGATATGCCGATCGTTGTGGTCGGCGGTGGCGATACGGCGATGGAAGAGGCACTGTTTCTGACCAAGTTTGCCTCGGAGGTGACCCTGGTGCATCGCCGTGACGAGTTTCGTGCTTCGAAGATAATGCAGGACCGCGTTCTTGCACATGCGAAGATAAAGGTCGTGTGGGATACAGAGGTCACTGAGATACACGGTACAAAGGAAAGCGGTGTTGACAGCGTGACGTTACTTAACAGAAAAACCGGCGAAACAACGAGTCTGGCAACACGGGGCGTATTCATTGCCATAGGTCACAAGCCCAACACCGACCTTTTTGCGGGTGTTCTCGATATCGACGAGGTAGGTTACCTAAAGACAGAAGGCCGGACGATGAGAACAAGGATTCCCGGGGTTTTCGCCAGTGGTGATGTCCAGGATTCATACTATCGCCAAGCTGTAACGGCTGCCGGAACGGGCTGTATGGCGGCAATCGACGCCGAGCGGTTTTTGGCCGAGAATGAGATCGAACAAGTGACGAGCGAGAAAGTAAGAGCTTAGCGAAATGCCGATTTACGAGTATAAATGTCAGCAATGCGGGGCCCAGCTTGAGGTGCGCCAAGGAGTATCGGACAAACCTCTCACGACTTGCGAAAAATGCCATGGCAAGCTCGAGAAGCAATGGTCACTGTCGGGTTTTCAGTTTAAGGGAGCGGGTTGGTACGTTACAGATTACGCGGGAAAAAAAACTGAATCGAGTTCCAAGGTGGAATCAACGGTTGCCTCCGATACGGCATCAAAACCAACAGACAAGACGACAACGGCCTCCGACGCGAAAGTCTCAAAGCCTGAGAAGACATGATCCGCTGCTTAACCATTGCGACCGTTTGCCTGTTGACGCTGGCCATCAGCGGTATGGGTCAATCACGCCGGAACAACCGGGGCGACAGCATTGAAGGCACGGTCCTGCCTGTTATCGCCGAGCGCAGTGGCAAGAACGAAGGCCCGATCAAGATTGAAGACCTTTTTCTATATGAGAATGGTGTCGAGCAACGGATCAGGAACTTTGTTCCAGATCCGAGTCCGTCCAGGATCCTAGTCCTGGTGGACAATTCACAAACGCTGCCTGTCTCGACCGATACTCTGAAAAAGGCAGTGATGGAATTCGCTTACGAGATATTTGAAGGCGACCAACTCTTCGTTGTTGCCTATGACGAAAAGGCCGAGATCATTCAGGAATGGACCGACGATGCTAAGAAGATGGAGGCGTCGCTGGAGACCTTTCGCAAAAGGGGGAATCCAAACCTCTTCGATGCGCTCGAGATCTCGATGAAAGAGATATTGCTTCCGCTGATGCCCGGCACACGCAAGACAGCGGTGGTACTCGTGGGTGATGGACTGGATCGAGGCAGCAAAGCGACCTTCGACAAGATCCTTGCCGAGTATCAGAACGAGAATGTGGCCGTATATTCGCTTCAGATCGCCGATCGCACAGGTGGAGCTTACCGGCGCGATCAGCCAAAGGCCGCTGCTATAATGACACGCCTTGCGGATGAGACCGGCGGAAAAGTATTTCCCTTCGAAGAGGCCCAAGCCGCAGCAAAGGCGATTTGTGACGAATTAAGGCGGAACCGTTACCTGCTCTCTTATCTACCAACCAACGCTACATCCTTCGATTCGCGCCGACTCCTGCTTACTGCATCCGAGGGGATCAACATCCGGATGAAAACTGCCCAACCACCGAATGTAAAGTAGTCAAGTTTAGACCGCGACCGGCGCGGCGATCTTGCCCCATGACTGATAGTTTTCTAATTTCAGGTTCTCAAAGCTGAAATTCAGCAAGCCGTGGAGGCCTTTCAGATCATCTGCATTGACAAGTGCTAACTCGGGTAGCGGCATTGGCTCCCGGGCGAGAAGCTCGTCAACCTGTTCGAGATGGTTGGCGTAGATATGCAGGTCACCAAATGTATGGACAAACTCTCCGGCACTGAGCCCTGTCAC of Chloracidobacterium sp. contains these proteins:
- a CDS encoding enoyl-CoA hydratase/isomerase family protein, producing the protein MSKFETITVERRGRVAVLTINRPDKLNVLNNKVHSEGVAALDNLRKDNEIRVLVITGAGEKSFIAGADISEFEGQTPVTQRDSFHERSLFNSIDTFPKPVIAMVNGFCLGGGNELAMACDIRMASENARFSQPEINLGIMCGGGGTQRLPRLIGEGRAMEMALTGDMIDAVTAAQFGLVNHVFPADQLEPETMKLAERIAEKAPIALQLSKEAVKFASRSNLDEGLRREVDLFAICFSTDDKTEGVAAFLEKRKPVFKGR
- a CDS encoding PilZ domain-containing protein codes for the protein MTSIQPFEEKRFALRMALRLPIVVSGRADDGAAWSEPTETDDISTLGALFQLNQPIKQGDSLYIRSHRPNGVPVEVKAQVVRILPASYGTSRVGVSIEEPKENWLRLFVAWIADDNIVDGVSE
- the trxB gene encoding thioredoxin-disulfide reductase, whose product is MSVSEIRRKVVILGSGPAGLTAAIYAGRAQLDPLVIDGPQPGGQLTITTDVENYPGFADGIMGPILMDEFRAQALRFGTEIINVWIDRVDLSERPFTLYGKESEDSDGVSTVIKAETLIIATGASAKWLGIPGEAPLPDGLGGNGVSACATCDGFFFRDMPIVVVGGGDTAMEEALFLTKFASEVTLVHRRDEFRASKIMQDRVLAHAKIKVVWDTEVTEIHGTKESGVDSVTLLNRKTGETTSLATRGVFIAIGHKPNTDLFAGVLDIDEVGYLKTEGRTMRTRIPGVFASGDVQDSYYRQAVTAAGTGCMAAIDAERFLAENEIEQVTSEKVRA
- a CDS encoding zinc ribbon domain-containing protein is translated as MPIYEYKCQQCGAQLEVRQGVSDKPLTTCEKCHGKLEKQWSLSGFQFKGAGWYVTDYAGKKTESSSKVESTVASDTASKPTDKTTTASDAKVSKPEKT
- a CDS encoding VWA domain-containing protein; this translates as MIRCLTIATVCLLTLAISGMGQSRRNNRGDSIEGTVLPVIAERSGKNEGPIKIEDLFLYENGVEQRIRNFVPDPSPSRILVLVDNSQTLPVSTDTLKKAVMEFAYEIFEGDQLFVVAYDEKAEIIQEWTDDAKKMEASLETFRKRGNPNLFDALEISMKEILLPLMPGTRKTAVVLVGDGLDRGSKATFDKILAEYQNENVAVYSLQIADRTGGAYRRDQPKAAAIMTRLADETGGKVFPFEEAQAAAKAICDELRRNRYLLSYLPTNATSFDSRRLLLTASEGINIRMKTAQPPNVK